In one window of Nerophis ophidion isolate RoL-2023_Sa linkage group LG05, RoL_Noph_v1.0, whole genome shotgun sequence DNA:
- the selenoh gene encoding selenoprotein H: MASVEAGRRGTKRKTRDEEEKPTKEAKGEEAPLLEGQKVIIEHCKSURVYGRNAEGVKSALLAARPQLTVVLNPEKPRRNSFEIILVDGGKETSLWTGLKKGPPRKLKFPDPDAIAAALQEALSTE, translated from the exons ATGGCGTCCGTCGAAGCAG GCCGCCGTGGGACCAAGCGCAAAACCCGGGATGAGGAGGAGAAGCCCACCAAGGAGGCAAAAGGGGAAGAGGCGCCTTTGCTGGAGGGTCAAAAAGTGATCATTGAACACTG CAAGAGCTGACGAGTATATGGGCGTAATGCTGAGGGCGTTAAATCTGCCCTGCTGGCTGCACGCCCTCAACTCACTGTGGTCCTCAACCCGGAGAAGCCTCGCAGGAACAGCTTCGAGATCATTTTGGTTGACGGAGGCAAAG AAACATCTCTCTGGACGGGACTAAAGAAAGGTCCGCCCCGTAAACTCAAGTTTCCTGACCCTGATGCCATTGCTGCTGCACTTCAGGAGGCTCTAAGCACCGAGTAG